Proteins from a genomic interval of Nematostella vectensis chromosome 5, jaNemVect1.1, whole genome shotgun sequence:
- the LOC5502632 gene encoding degenerin unc-8: protein MSRSGPSVRALLRDFSDRTSCHGIGQINGSHSPTWRIFWLLTFLAGLGMVLFQCITLLGIYLDKPTATSVDVTYDEVTNFPAVTICNLNMIKKKNLANFTQSKKIFDDFEAFVSSNSSMDSSAFLGSKMETVLKDRLSMDSNDGSNSVSLDDTSMDTELYVEDMLIRHMAMVDDKDLIKAGHEFDELVFRCVWNGFTCNKGGFMKFWRRFWHWRYGNCYIFNQGVDENGTLLAHLTSSKPGPMYGLTLDLFIDQEQYLIPLSQEAGVKVLLSDQRNVPFPFTDGFSVQPGVSASVGIRKLVINRIDPFNNGSCYSGDGLEKDNIYSKHKSLKYSVQGCMSSCLANSEFSICNCTEGKFRVKGRPCMSESEVKCLNTVNKMYEKGTLGCTRKCPQPCSHFSFRRTISQSQWSESYEQTFQKMVMKSGKGFDKKMRDASVLRQNFLRVKLFYEELNTEAITYSRSYTTESFLGDVGGQLGLWIGVSVITCAEFFKLLIDVVWCLARKVHGGPKKTVRDLNMN from the exons ATGTCTAGGTCTGGTCCATCTGTCCGGGCACTGCTAAGAGATTTTTCTGACCGGACAAGTTGCCATGGGATCGGCCAGATCAACGGATCACATTCGCCGACCTGGCGGATATTCTGGCTGCTGACTTTCCTGGCCGGTCTTGGAATGGTGCTGTTTCAGTGCATCACATTGCTTGGCATTTACTTGGACAAACCAACAGCTACGTCCGTCGACGTCACTTATGATGAG GTGACAAACTTCCCGGCTGTGACCATCTGCAACTTGAAcatgatcaagaaaaaaaacctggCAAACTTTACTCagtcaaaaaaaatatttgacgATTTTGAAGCTTTTGTCAGTTCCAATTCAAGCATGGACTCATCGGCCTTCTTGGGCAGTAAGATGGAGACGGTACTCAAAGATCGTCTCTCAATGGATAGTAACGATGGAAGTAACTCCGTCTCTTTAGATGACACTTCAATGGACACAGAACTCTATGTCGAGGATATGCTCATAAGGCACATGGCGATGGTCGATGACAAGGATTTGATAAAAGCAGGACACGAGTTTGACGAGTTGGTGTTTCGTTGTGTCTGGAACGGTTTCACATGCAACAAAGG GGGTTTCATGAAATTCTGGCGCCGTTTTTGGCACTGGCGATACGGTAACTGTTATATCTTCAACCAAGGCGTTGACGAAAACGGAACATTGCTTGCACACCTGACATCCTCAAAACCAGGTCCTATGTACG GTTTGACTTTGGATTTGTTTATCGATCAAGAGCAATACCTTATTCCCCTTTCGCAAGAGGCCGGCGTCAAAGTTTTGCTATCTGATCAGAGAAATGTCCCTTTTCCTTTTACTGACGGCTTCTCTGTTCAACCCGGCGTCTCGGCCTCTGTCGGGATTCGCAAG CTTGTGATCAACCGAATTGATCCATTCAATAACGGCAGCTGTTACTCTGGCGATGGGCTCGAGAAAGATAATATCTACAGTAAACACAAAAGCCTCAAGTATTCCGTACAG GGTTGTATGTCCTCTTGCCTCGCCAATTCTGAATTCAGTATTTGTAACTGTACTGAGGGAAAGTTCCGGGTCAAGGGAAGACCATGCATGTCCGAGTCGGAAg TGAAGTGCTTGAACACTGTTAATAAGATGTACGAGAAAGGAACGTTGGGCTGTACCAGGAAATGCCCGCAGCCCTGCAG TCATTTTTCCTTCAGAAGAACTATTTCACAGTCGCAATGGTCGGAATCATACGAG CAAACGTTTCAAAAAATGGTCATGAAATCCGGCAAAGGTTTCGACAAGAAGATGCGAGACGCAAGTGTTTTAAG GCAAAACTTTCTCCGAGTCAAACTGTTCTACGAGGAGTTGAACACAGAAGCCATCACCTACTCCCGCTCCTATACG ACCGAGAGCTTTCTTGGCGACGTGGGGGGTCAGCTTGGTCTGTGGATCGGAGTGTCGGTGATCACGTGTGCGGAGTTTTTCAAGCTTTTGATAGACGTCGTCTGGTGTCTAGCGAGAAAAGTGCACGGGGGCCCGAAAAAAACAGTGAGGGACCTGAACATGAATTAG
- the LOC5502622 gene encoding TNF receptor-associated factor 4, translating into MNGPCSWKGELRDKKKHLTKCDHEVIKCVFDGCDTRLARNWMEKHEETCEWKIVTCEFCDVPYPKREEETVKHRGDCPLAILPCKFSDIGCTFEGRQHAHVAHCENALQAHLDMACGTIRDNNKEIRKNNKEIRDNNKEIETLHKELNTANQTIRELKGQMAKLVGTFVWRICDYKDLYEEIYSPSFYTSKYGYKVQLKAYLDRNPFTGGTHLSLYACIMVGEYDALLEWPFRRKITLYVIDQSDQRKHETLLINPDKVLSDRKRCFHGPIMGNNVGYGLTRSLSLEELTSGGFIADGVMFIKAVVE; encoded by the exons ATGAATGGCCCGTGTTCGTGGAAGGGCGAACTGAGAGATAAAAAG AAGCACCTGACGAAATGCGACCATGAGGTGATCAAGTGTGTGTTTGACGGATGCGACACGAGACTCGCCAGAAACTGGATGGAGAAGCACGAAGAGACCTGTGAATGGAAAATAGTCACGTGCGAATTCTGCGATGTGCCTTACCCCAAGAGAGAGGAggag ACGGTGAAGCACCGGGGTGATTGTCCACTTGCCATTCTTCCGTGCAAATTCAGCGATATCGGCTGCACGTTTGAG GGTCGTCAGCATGCACACGTGGCTCATTGTGAGAACGCCCTCCAGGCCCACCTCGATATGGCTTGCGGCACGATCCGTGACAACAACAAGGAGATTCGTAAGAACAATAAGGAGATCCGTGACAACAATAAAGAAATAGAAACTCTCCACAAAGAACTCAATACTGCTAACCAGACAATACGTGAGTTGAAGGGGCAAATGGCAAAACTTGTTGGAACGTTCGTTTGGAGGATTTGCGACTACAAAGATCTGTACGAAGAAATATATAGCCCTTCATTCTACACCTCGAAATACGGGTACAAGGTGCAGCTTAAGGCATATCTTGACAGGAATCCTTTCACCGGGGGAACGCATCTGTCGCTATACGCATGCATCATGGTGGGCGAGTACGATGCTTTACTGGAGTGGCCTTTCAGACGCAAGATCACACTTTACGTCATCGATCAAAGCGATCAGCGGAAACATGAGACTCTTTTGATAAACCCTGATAAAGTGCTGTCAGATCGCAAAAGATGTTTCCACGGACCCATTATGGGTAATAACGTTGGCTATGGTCTCACTCGCTCTTTATCCCTCGAGGAGCTGACATCGGGCGGGTTCATCGCGGATGGCGTGATGTTCATCAAGGCGGTGGTCGAGTGA
- the LOC125563182 gene encoding uncharacterized protein LOC125563182 — MGKSRAEIQRAYRERKKGKDSNWQQNESIRVQKYYTPASKHRSLKSNLQAGHVVIQMDFAENYNCQSCEEVQSAHWNGPTMVSLHPVVVYYKAEGKDDLEHKSFAFVSEEVSHNAAAVYAILGRLNQELKDLVPELAFVHYWTDSPTSQYRNKTIFAIVANHKEEFGVPARWNYFEAGHGKGPCDGVGGAAKRMADEAVRSGKVVIDDAHSFFVWATEYQSSVTYIYYSTDDFKMASARLDKYNGTQTVPGTMSMHAICAVDRHTVLTRVTSCYCPDCLSSPKDTHCAWKAAMLTPPSALSLRNELALKVDDFVAAAYEGDWYVGKVQQIDQEDGEALVTFMSRSGTTLQSFSFTWPAREDVIWIKRDMILCVIEPPTRSSKTETGAR, encoded by the coding sequence ATGGGAAAATCAAGAGCAGAGATTCAACGCGCCTACAGAGAAcgaaaaaaagggaaagatTCAAATTGGCAACAAAATGAGTCAATCCGAGTGCAAAAATACTACACACCAGCATCCAAACACCGGAGTTTGAAAAGCAACCTCCAAGCTGGGCATGTTGTAATTCAAATGGACTTTGCCGAGAATTACAACTGCCAGTCTTGCGAGGAAGTGCAAAGTGCTCACTGGAATGGCCCCACTATGGTCTCCCTACATCCAGTAGTGGTATATTACAAGGCAGAAGGCAAAGACGACCTCGAGCACAAGAGCTTTGCCTTTGTTTCGGAAGAGGTCTCGCATAATGCAGCTGCCGTGTATGCCATCTTGGGGAGACTGAATCAAGAGCTGAAGGATCTTGTCCCTGAACTGGCCTTTGTACACTATTGGACAGATAGTCCCACatcacaatacagaaacaagaCAATCTTCGCCATAGTCGCGAACCACAAGGAAGAGTTCGGAGTCCCAGCAAGATGGAACTATTTTGAAGCGGGGCACGGAAAAGGTCCCTGTGATGGTGTCGGGGGAGCTGCCAAGCGGATGGCTGACGAGGCGGTGCGGTCAGGCAAAGTCGTTATTGACGATGCACACAGCTTCTTTGTTTGGGCCACCGAATATCAAAGTAGTGTGACCTACATTTACTACTCAACAGATGACTTCAAAATGGCATCAGCAAGGCTGGACAAGTACAATGGCACACAGACTGTCCCTGGCACAATGTCAATGCATGCCATATGCGCAGTGGACAGACACACCGTTCTCACTCGTGTCACCTCGTGTTACTGTCCCGACTGCCTTTCCAGCCCAAAGGATACCCATTGTGCATGGAAAGCCGCCATGCTCACTCCACCCAGTGCGTTGAGTCTACGCAATGAGCTCGCTCTAAAGGTTGACGACTTTGTCGCTGCCGCTTACGAAGGGGACTGGTATGTTGGCAAAGTACAGCAGATCGACCAGGAGGACGGCGAAGCTCTCGTGACTTTTATGTCACGTAGTGGCACTACCCTTCAATCTTTCAGCTTCACATGGCCTGCCCGCGAAGATGTTATTTGGATCAAGAGGGACATGATCTTATGTGTCATCGAGCCGCCCACCCGAAGTAGTAAAACGGAAACTGGAGCTCGTTGA
- the LOC5502631 gene encoding neurogenic locus Notch protein isoform X2, translated as MTALFTTFVLSLALGLVSVQGQDPCASNPCFVGTCVATGDIYEYLCYCPPGYSGNRCRFQIDYCQPNPCRNNATCQEYTGIGCYGYYCECPRDFTGKLCESAVYNPCSSDPCVRGTCEVTPLWEFRCICPPGWTGKRCEFKTGCFPGLCMNGGTCAEGMADHVWYCLCSANYTGDQCETAVSDCSSNPCLNGGRCCNENGGYSCQCLAGFTGKRCENATKDRVVRFYIIRRSLVWFPYGCTLTLAYTGLMLETASGEEYAVEFLANSRTALLYPAIYTVKPRMAHYPAGASYIDMADQNGTMREWTKPDNATTMPDDINVTPEQVREQMQKVMNDKYAFLLYNCRAPQEMMKLAWGLEVAKKRRAVRDKRSVVRDKRSVAVKRSKQPLWMRRHQFFRKV; from the exons ATGACCGCACTTTTTACGACGTTCGTCTTGTCACTGGCTCTTGGTTTGGTTTCAGTTCAAG GACAAGACCCATGTGCCTCAAATCCGTGTTTCGTGGGCACATGTGTCGCTACAGGTGACATATACGAATACTTGTGTTATTGCCCGCCTGGATACTCCGGAAATCGCTGTCGATTTC AAATCGATTACTGTCAACCAAACCCATGCAGAAACAATGCCACTTGCCAAGAATATACCGGGATCGGTTGCTATGGCTACTACTGCGAATGCCCCCGAGACTTCACAGGGAAACTATGCGAGTCAGCAG TGTATAATCCGTGCTCCAGTGACCCCTGTGTGAGAGGAACATGTGAAGTTACACCACTTTGGGAGTTTCGCTGCATATGCCCCCCCGGCTGGACGGGGAAGCGCTGTGAATTCA AAACAGGGTGCTTTCCTGGTCTGTGCATGAACGGCGGCACATGCGCAGAAGGCATGGCAGATCACGTGTGGTACTGTCTTTGTTCCGCTAATTACACAGGCGATCAATGTGAAACAG CTGTAAGTGATTGCTCGAGTAATCCTTGCTTGAATGGAGGGAGATGCTGCAATGAGAATGGCGGATACTCTTGTCAGTGTCTGGCTGGATTCACAGGGAAACGTTGTGAAAATGCCACCAAAG ATCGCGTGGTTCGCTTCTACATTATCCGGCGTAGCTTAGTGTGGTTCCCATACGGTTGCACGTTGACACTGGCGTACACTGGACTCATGCTCGAGACGGCCTCTGGGGAGGAGTATGCCGTGGAATTCCTCGCAAACAGCAGAACGGCCCTTCTGTACCCCGCTATTTACACTGTGAAACCCCGCATGGCGCATTACCCAG CTGGCGCATCATACATCGACATGGCAGATCAAAACGGTACAATGCGAGAATGGACGAAGCCAGACAATGCGACCACAATGCCAGATGACATCAACGTCACTCCAGAACAAGTCCGCGAACAGATGCAGAAGGTTATGAATGACAAGTACGCTTTCCTGCTTTACAACTGTCGTGCGCCACAAGAGATGATGAAGCTAGCGTGGGGGCTGGAGGTAGCGAAGAAGAGAAGGGCAGTGCGTGACAAAAG GAGTGTAGTGCGTGACAAAAGGAGTGTAGCTGTGAAGAGAAGTAAGCAGCCACTTTGGATGAGACGCCATCAGTTTTTCAGGAAAGTATAA
- the LOC5502631 gene encoding slit homolog 1 protein isoform X1: MTALFTTFVLSLALGLVSVQGQDPCASNPCFVGTCVATGDIYEYLCYCPPGYSGNRCRFQIDYCQPNPCRNNATCQEYTGIGCYGYYCECPRDFTGKLCESAVYNPCSSDPCVRGTCEVTPLWEFRCICPPGWTGKRCEFKTGCFPGLCMNGGTCAEGMADHVWYCLCSANYTGDQCETAVSDCSSNPCLNGGRCCNENGGYSCQCLAGFTGKRCENATKDRVVRFYIIRRSLVWFPYGCTLTLAYTGLMLETASGEEYAVEFLANSRTALLYPAIYTVKPRMAHYPAGASYIDMADQNGTMREWTKPDNATTMPDDINVTPEQVREQMQKVMNDKYAFLLYNCRAPQEMMKLAWGLEVAKKRRAVRDKRSVVHDKRSVVRDKGGIVRDKGSVVHDKRSVVRDKGSVMRDKGSVVHDKGSVVRDKGSVVHDKRSVVRVRDTGSVVRDEGRVVRDKRSVVRDKRSVAVKRSKQPLWMRRHQFFRKV, translated from the exons ATGACCGCACTTTTTACGACGTTCGTCTTGTCACTGGCTCTTGGTTTGGTTTCAGTTCAAG GACAAGACCCATGTGCCTCAAATCCGTGTTTCGTGGGCACATGTGTCGCTACAGGTGACATATACGAATACTTGTGTTATTGCCCGCCTGGATACTCCGGAAATCGCTGTCGATTTC AAATCGATTACTGTCAACCAAACCCATGCAGAAACAATGCCACTTGCCAAGAATATACCGGGATCGGTTGCTATGGCTACTACTGCGAATGCCCCCGAGACTTCACAGGGAAACTATGCGAGTCAGCAG TGTATAATCCGTGCTCCAGTGACCCCTGTGTGAGAGGAACATGTGAAGTTACACCACTTTGGGAGTTTCGCTGCATATGCCCCCCCGGCTGGACGGGGAAGCGCTGTGAATTCA AAACAGGGTGCTTTCCTGGTCTGTGCATGAACGGCGGCACATGCGCAGAAGGCATGGCAGATCACGTGTGGTACTGTCTTTGTTCCGCTAATTACACAGGCGATCAATGTGAAACAG CTGTAAGTGATTGCTCGAGTAATCCTTGCTTGAATGGAGGGAGATGCTGCAATGAGAATGGCGGATACTCTTGTCAGTGTCTGGCTGGATTCACAGGGAAACGTTGTGAAAATGCCACCAAAG ATCGCGTGGTTCGCTTCTACATTATCCGGCGTAGCTTAGTGTGGTTCCCATACGGTTGCACGTTGACACTGGCGTACACTGGACTCATGCTCGAGACGGCCTCTGGGGAGGAGTATGCCGTGGAATTCCTCGCAAACAGCAGAACGGCCCTTCTGTACCCCGCTATTTACACTGTGAAACCCCGCATGGCGCATTACCCAG CTGGCGCATCATACATCGACATGGCAGATCAAAACGGTACAATGCGAGAATGGACGAAGCCAGACAATGCGACCACAATGCCAGATGACATCAACGTCACTCCAGAACAAGTCCGCGAACAGATGCAGAAGGTTATGAATGACAAGTACGCTTTCCTGCTTTACAACTGTCGTGCGCCACAAGAGATGATGAAGCTAGCGTGGGGGCTGGAGGTAGCGAAGAAGAGAAGGGCAGTGCGTGACAAAAGGAGTGTAGTGCATGACAAGAGGAGTGTAGTGCGTGACAAAGGGGGTATAGTGCGTGACAAAGGAAGTGTAGTGCATGACAAGAGGAGTGTAGTGCGTGACAAAGGGagtgtaatgcgtgacaaaggGAGTGTAGTGCATGACAAAGGGAGTGTAGTGCGTGACAAAGGGAGTGTAGTGCATGACAAAAGGAGTGTAGTGCGTGTGCGTGACACCGGGAGTGTAGTGCGTGACGAAGGGAGAGTAGTGCGTGACAAAAGGAGTGTAGTGCGTGACAAAAGGAGTGTAGCTGTGAAGAGAAGTAAGCAGCCACTTTGGATGAGACGCCATCAGTTTTTCAGGAAAGTATAA